The Antarcticibacterium flavum genome contains the following window.
CTGCGGTAGCTTTGCTTTTGGGTTTTCGAACCAATCAAGCTTATGAGCGCTGGTGGGAAGCCCGTATTATATGGGGCGCAATTGTGAATGATTCCCGAACACTGGTCAGACAATGTGTTTCATTTTTCAAAAGGAGCAACGGGCAGTACGATATTTTGGTCAATGAAATGACCAACCGTCAAATAATCTGGTGCTATGCATTGGGTGAATCATTGAGAAAACTACCCTTTTCCCCCAAAGTTAAGGAATACCAAAAATCTTATAAGTTGGAGTCTTTTAATATTCCAAATACTTTATTGTCAGAACATTCTGAAACTTTGCTAAAAGCAAAAGAAAACGGTATGGTCAATGATTTTCAGCAGGTACAAATAGACAGTACCATAGCCAGATTATGTGATTCTATGGGCAAGTGCGAACGTATAAAAAACACGGTCTTCCCCAAAGCACATAGTTTATTAATCCATTTAATCATTTATGTATTTGCCACAATGTTACCATTTGGTCTGTCAGACCAATACCTGGCGGTGGAAATAAGTCTAACTATTGGAATACCGATTATTTTCGTTGCCATTGAAAAAACATCCATTTTGATGCAGGACCCTTTTGAAAATCGACCTATGGACACCCCTGTAACCGATTTGGCTACAACTATTGAAATAAATCTTAAACAAATGATAGGGGATGAGGATATTCCGATCAAAGAAAAAGCGAGCGAATATTATATACTGTAAAGGGTCAACTTTAAAATTTTATAAAATGAAAAAACTAAAAATGAAAATTCCCGTAATCCTTCCACAGGTACCGGACGAAAAAGATGCCTGCATCAACAGGATCATCGACAAATTAAGTGGACGTGAAGGCATTGACAGTGTACACATATCCGATGAAAAACCGGACGGTATA
Protein-coding sequences here:
- a CDS encoding bestrophin family protein, coding for MLLNKRISIVNFIKTIKFDIVFIVSYAVAVGILDQYGFLSKISIPIGVTAVFGTAVALLLGFRTNQAYERWWEARIIWGAIVNDSRTLVRQCVSFFKRSNGQYDILVNEMTNRQIIWCYALGESLRKLPFSPKVKEYQKSYKLESFNIPNTLLSEHSETLLKAKENGMVNDFQQVQIDSTIARLCDSMGKCERIKNTVFPKAHSLLIHLIIYVFATMLPFGLSDQYLAVEISLTIGIPIIFVAIEKTSILMQDPFENRPMDTPVTDLATTIEINLKQMIGDEDIPIKEKASEYYIL